In Athene noctua chromosome 8, bAthNoc1.hap1.1, whole genome shotgun sequence, a genomic segment contains:
- the AGTR1 gene encoding type-1 angiotensin II receptor produces MIPNYSTEETVKRIHVDCPVSGRHSYIYIMVPTVYSIIFIIGIFGNSLVVIVIYCYMKLKTVASIFLLNLALADLCFLITLPLWAAYTAMEYQWPFGNCLCKLASAGISFNLYASVFLLTCLSIDRYLAIVHPVKSRIRRTMFVARITCIVIWLLAGVASLPVIIHRNIFFAENLNMTVCGFRYDNNNTTLRVGLGLSKNLLGFLIPFLIILTSYTLIWKTLKKAYQIQKNKTRNDDIFKMIVAIVFFFFFSWIPHQVFTFLDVLIQLHVITDCKITDIVDTAMPFTICIAYFNNCLNPFFYVFFGKNFKKYFLQLIKYIPPNVSAHPSLTTKMSSLSYRPSENIRLHTKKTAGSFDAE; encoded by the coding sequence ATGATTCCAAATTACTCTACTGAAGAAACAGTTAAAAGAATCCATGTCGACTGTCCCGTTTCAGGACGGCACAGTTACATCTACATTATGGTTCCAACTGTTTACAGCATCATCTTTATCATAGGCATTTTTGGGAACAGCCTGGTCGTTATTGTCATTTACTGctacatgaaattaaaaacagtAGCCAGCATCTTTCTTCTAAACCTGGCACTGGCTGAtttgtgttttttaataactctgcctctctgggcagcctacaCGGCCATGGAGTACCAGTGGCCTTTTGGCAACTGTCTATGTAAGTTAGCATCAGCCGGGATAAGTTTCAACCTGTACGCCAGCGTGTTCCTCCTCACATGCCTCAGCATTGACCGGTACCTGGCCATAGTACATCCGGTGAAGTCCCGAATTCGACGTACCATGTTTGTTGCCAGGATAACTTGCATTGTCATCTGGCTTCTTGCTGGTGTGGCCAGTTTGCCCGTTATCATTCACCGTAATATATTCTTTGCTGAGAACTTGAACATGACAGTGTGCGGCTTTCGGTATGACAACAACAACACAACACTCCGGGTCGGGTTAGGTTTATCCAAAAATCTGCTGggctttttaattccttttctgatTATATTAACAAGCTACACCTTAATTTGGAAGACCCTGAAGAAGGCATATCAAATTCAAAAAAATAAGACTAGAAATGATGATATTTTTAAGATGATTGTGGCAAtagtctttttcttcttcttttcctggaTTCCTCATCAAGTGTTCACTTTTCTGGATGTATTAATTCAATTACATGTAATAACAGACTGCAAAATCACTGATATTGTGGATACGGCTATGCCCTTCACCATTTGCATCGCTTACTTTAACAACTGTTTGAATccctttttttatgttttttttggaaaaaactttaaaaaatactttcttcagcTAATAAAATACATTCCACCAAATGTCAGTGCACATCCAAGCCTAACAACAAAAATGAGCTCCCTCTCATATCGGCCATCAGAAAATATACGCTTGCACACTAAAAAGACTGCTGGGTCTTTCGACGCTGAATGA